A section of the Streptomyces sp. V3I8 genome encodes:
- the rhaI gene encoding L-rhamnose isomerase has translation MTELAAVKAALKTQAVETPSWAYGNSGTRFKVFAQPGVPRDPFEKLDDAAKVHEFTGAAPTVAMHIPWDKVEDYAALAKHAEERGLTLGAINSNTFQDDAYKLGSICHPDAAVRRKAVDHLFECIDIMDATGSKDLKLWFADGTNYPGQDDLRERQDRLAEGLAQVYERLGDDQRMLLEYKFFEPAFYATDVPDWGTAYAHCLKLGPKAQVVVDTGHHAPGTNIEFIVATLLREGKLGAFDFNSRFYADDDLMVGAADPFQLFRIMYEVIRGGGFTSDVAFMLDQCHNIEAKIPAIIRSVMNVQEATAKALLVDRDALAAAQRSGDVLAANAVIMDAYNTDVRPLVAEVRGELGLDPDPIAAYHRSGWAQKIAEERVGGQQAGWGA, from the coding sequence GTGACCGAGCTCGCCGCGGTGAAGGCCGCCCTCAAGACCCAGGCAGTAGAGACGCCGTCGTGGGCGTACGGGAACTCGGGAACCCGCTTCAAGGTGTTCGCGCAGCCCGGCGTGCCCCGCGATCCTTTCGAAAAACTTGACGACGCGGCGAAGGTGCACGAGTTCACGGGCGCGGCGCCGACCGTGGCGATGCACATCCCCTGGGACAAGGTCGAGGACTACGCGGCACTGGCCAAGCACGCCGAGGAGCGCGGCCTGACCCTCGGCGCGATCAACTCCAACACCTTCCAGGACGACGCCTACAAGCTGGGCAGCATCTGCCACCCGGACGCCGCCGTGCGCCGCAAGGCCGTCGACCACCTGTTCGAGTGCATCGACATCATGGACGCGACGGGTTCGAAGGACCTGAAGCTGTGGTTCGCGGACGGCACGAACTACCCGGGGCAGGACGACCTGCGCGAGCGCCAGGACCGGCTCGCCGAGGGTCTCGCCCAGGTGTACGAGCGCCTCGGTGACGACCAGCGGATGCTGCTGGAGTACAAGTTCTTCGAGCCGGCCTTCTACGCGACCGACGTGCCGGACTGGGGCACCGCGTACGCCCACTGCCTGAAGCTCGGCCCCAAGGCGCAGGTCGTCGTCGACACCGGGCACCACGCGCCGGGCACCAACATCGAGTTCATCGTCGCCACGCTGCTGCGGGAGGGGAAGCTCGGCGCGTTCGACTTCAACTCGCGGTTCTACGCGGACGACGACCTGATGGTCGGTGCCGCCGACCCCTTCCAGCTGTTCCGGATCATGTACGAGGTCATCCGGGGCGGCGGGTTCACATCGGACGTGGCGTTCATGCTCGACCAGTGCCACAACATCGAGGCGAAGATCCCGGCGATCATCCGCTCCGTGATGAACGTGCAGGAGGCGACGGCGAAGGCGCTGCTCGTGGACCGCGACGCCCTCGCCGCCGCGCAGCGCTCCGGCGACGTGCTCGCCGCGAACGCCGTGATCATGGACGCCTACAACACGGACGTACGGCCGCTGGTGGCGGAGGTCCGGGGCGAGCTGGGGCTCGACCCCGACCCGATCGCCGCGTACCACCGGTCCGGGTGGGCTCAGAAGATCGCCGAGGAGCGGGTGGGCGGGCAGCAGGCGGGGTGGGGGGCGTAG
- a CDS encoding bifunctional aldolase/short-chain dehydrogenase — protein MATHPEAAALLGRSNRLGADPRNTNYAGGNTSAKGTGTDPVTGGDVELMWVKGSGGDLGTLTEAGLAVLRIDRLLALRDVYPGVEREDEMVAAFDYCLHGKGGAAPSIDTAMHGLVDAAHVDHLHPDSGIALACAADGEKLTAECFGDSVVWVPWRRPGFQLGLDIAAVKEANPQAVGCVLGGHGITAWGDTAEECERNSLHIIRTAEEFLVERGRAEPFGPVLDGYAALGGAERRERAAALAPVIRSLASQDRPQVGHFTDSEVVLDFLASTEHPRLAALGTSCPDHFLRTKVRPLVLDLPPTAPLDEAVARLKELHGAYREEYAAYYRRHADADSPAMRGADPAIVLIPGVGMFSFGKDKQTARVAGEFYVNAINVMRGAEAVSTYAPIEESEKFRIEYWALEEAKLQRMPKPKPLATRVALVTGAGSGIGKAIAERLVAEGACVVIADLNGENAAEVATALGGPDKAVAVTVDVTSEEQIAEAFKAAVLAFGGVDLVVNNAGISISKPLLETTAKDWDLQHDIMARGSFLVSREAARVMIAQGLGGDVIYIASKNAVFAGPNNIAYSATKADQAHQVRLLAAELGEHGIRVNGVNPDGVVRGSGIFAGGWGAQRAATYGIEEEKLGEFYAQRTILKREVLPEHVANAVFALTGGDLTHTTGLHVPVDAGVAAAFLR, from the coding sequence ATGGCAACCCATCCTGAAGCCGCTGCTCTGCTGGGGCGGTCCAACCGGCTCGGCGCCGATCCCCGCAACACCAACTACGCGGGCGGGAACACGTCCGCGAAGGGGACCGGGACCGACCCCGTGACCGGCGGGGACGTCGAGCTGATGTGGGTCAAGGGGTCCGGTGGCGACCTGGGGACCCTCACCGAGGCCGGGCTCGCCGTGCTGCGGATCGACCGGCTGCTGGCGCTGAGGGACGTCTACCCGGGCGTCGAGCGCGAGGACGAGATGGTCGCCGCGTTCGACTACTGCCTGCACGGCAAGGGCGGGGCCGCCCCCTCGATCGACACCGCCATGCACGGGCTGGTCGACGCCGCACACGTGGACCACCTGCACCCCGACTCCGGGATCGCGCTCGCCTGCGCCGCCGACGGGGAGAAGCTGACCGCCGAGTGCTTCGGGGACAGCGTGGTGTGGGTGCCCTGGCGTCGGCCCGGTTTCCAGCTGGGGCTGGACATCGCCGCGGTCAAGGAGGCCAACCCGCAGGCCGTCGGCTGTGTCCTCGGCGGGCACGGCATCACCGCCTGGGGCGACACCGCCGAGGAGTGCGAGCGCAACTCGCTGCACATCATCCGTACCGCCGAGGAGTTCCTCGTCGAGCGCGGCAGGGCCGAGCCCTTCGGCCCCGTCCTCGACGGGTACGCGGCCCTCGGCGGCGCCGAACGCCGGGAGCGGGCCGCCGCCCTCGCGCCGGTGATCCGCTCGCTCGCCTCCCAGGACCGCCCGCAGGTGGGCCACTTCACCGACTCCGAGGTCGTCCTCGACTTCCTCGCGAGCACCGAGCACCCGCGCCTCGCCGCCCTCGGCACCTCGTGCCCGGACCACTTCCTGCGGACGAAGGTCAGGCCGCTCGTCCTGGACCTGCCGCCCACCGCCCCGCTGGACGAGGCGGTCGCGCGGCTGAAGGAACTGCACGGCGCGTACCGAGAGGAGTACGCGGCCTACTACCGGCGGCACGCCGACGCCGACTCCCCCGCCATGCGCGGCGCGGACCCGGCGATCGTGCTGATCCCGGGTGTCGGCATGTTCTCCTTCGGCAAGGACAAGCAGACCGCGCGGGTGGCCGGCGAGTTCTACGTCAACGCCATCAACGTGATGCGCGGCGCGGAGGCCGTCTCGACGTACGCGCCGATCGAGGAGTCCGAGAAGTTCCGCATCGAGTACTGGGCCCTCGAGGAGGCCAAGCTCCAGCGCATGCCGAAGCCCAAGCCGCTTGCCACCCGGGTCGCGCTCGTCACGGGTGCGGGCAGCGGTATCGGCAAGGCGATCGCCGAGCGGCTCGTCGCCGAGGGCGCGTGTGTCGTGATCGCGGACCTCAACGGGGAGAACGCGGCCGAGGTCGCCACCGCGCTCGGCGGTCCCGACAAGGCCGTCGCCGTCACGGTCGACGTGACCTCCGAGGAGCAGATCGCCGAGGCCTTCAAGGCGGCGGTCCTCGCCTTCGGCGGTGTCGACCTGGTCGTGAACAACGCCGGCATCTCCATCTCCAAGCCGCTCCTCGAGACTACGGCGAAGGACTGGGACCTGCAGCACGACATCATGGCCCGCGGCTCCTTCCTCGTCTCGCGCGAGGCGGCCCGGGTGATGATCGCGCAGGGGCTGGGCGGAGACGTCATCTACATCGCGTCCAAGAACGCGGTCTTCGCGGGCCCGAACAACATCGCCTACTCGGCGACCAAGGCCGACCAGGCCCACCAGGTCCGCCTCCTCGCCGCCGAGCTGGGCGAGCACGGCATCCGGGTCAACGGCGTGAACCCCGACGGCGTCGTCCGCGGCTCGGGGATCTTCGCCGGCGGCTGGGGCGCCCAGCGCGCGGCCACCTACGGCATCGAGGAGGAGAAGCTCGGCGAGTTCTACGCCCAGCGGACCATCCTCAAGCGCGAGGTCCTGCCGGAGCACGTCGCCAACGCCGTGTTCGCGCTGACGGGCGGCGACCTCACGCACACCACCGGTCTGCACGTCCCGGTCGACGCCGGCGTCGCCGCCGCGTTCCTCCGATGA
- a CDS encoding rhamnulokinase family protein, protein MKSYAAVDLGASSGRVMVGRVGPDTLELTEAHRFPNRPVRTPEGLRWDILALYAGVLDGLRAAGHVDSVGIDSWAVDYGLLDADGALLGNPVHYRDTRTQGVAEKVWATVPAAELYAATGLQYAPFNTLYQLVAAGSSAQLAHAKRLLLIPDLLTYWLTGEAGTELTNASTTQLIDPRTGDWAYDVAARLGIDLELFAPLRRPGDPAGLLRPDVLEETGLTGPVPVTTVGSHDTASAVAAVPAVGERFAYICTGTWSLAGLELAAPVLTEASRAANFTNELGLDGTVRHLRNIMGLWLLQECLREWGNPNLGDLLSAAAEVPALRSVVDAGDAVFLAPGRMPSRIADACRASGQPVPGSPAEITRCILDSLALAHRKAVFEAQELADHPVDVVHIVGGGARNALLCRLTADACGLPVVAGPAEAAALGNVLVQARAQGQVGDRAEMRALLARTQPLTRYEPQGSTAAWQAAENRLSR, encoded by the coding sequence GTGAAGTCGTACGCCGCGGTCGACCTCGGCGCGTCCAGCGGACGCGTCATGGTCGGCCGCGTGGGCCCCGACACGCTGGAGCTGACGGAGGCCCACCGGTTCCCGAACCGGCCGGTGCGCACCCCCGAGGGCCTGCGCTGGGACATCCTCGCGCTGTACGCGGGGGTCCTGGACGGGCTGCGCGCGGCCGGGCACGTCGACTCGGTCGGCATCGACAGCTGGGCCGTGGACTACGGCCTGCTCGACGCCGACGGGGCGCTGCTCGGCAACCCGGTGCACTACCGGGACACCCGCACGCAGGGTGTCGCGGAGAAGGTGTGGGCCACCGTGCCCGCCGCCGAGCTGTACGCGGCCACCGGACTGCAGTACGCCCCCTTCAACACGCTCTACCAGCTGGTGGCGGCCGGCTCCTCCGCCCAGCTGGCGCACGCGAAGCGCCTGCTGCTCATCCCGGACCTGCTGACGTACTGGCTGACGGGCGAGGCCGGCACGGAACTGACCAACGCCTCCACCACCCAGTTGATCGACCCGCGCACCGGCGACTGGGCGTACGACGTCGCGGCCCGCCTCGGTATCGACCTGGAGCTGTTCGCGCCGCTGCGCCGGCCCGGGGACCCGGCCGGTCTGCTGCGGCCGGACGTGCTGGAGGAGACCGGGCTGACGGGTCCGGTACCGGTGACGACGGTCGGCTCCCACGACACGGCCTCCGCGGTGGCGGCCGTTCCGGCGGTGGGCGAGCGGTTCGCGTACATCTGCACCGGCACCTGGTCGCTGGCGGGCCTGGAGCTGGCGGCACCCGTCCTCACCGAGGCGAGCCGCGCGGCGAACTTCACCAACGAGCTGGGCCTGGACGGCACGGTCCGCCACCTGCGCAACATCATGGGCCTGTGGCTGCTCCAGGAGTGCCTGCGGGAGTGGGGCAACCCAAACCTGGGCGACCTGCTGTCCGCCGCGGCCGAGGTGCCGGCGCTGCGGTCCGTCGTGGACGCGGGCGACGCGGTGTTCCTGGCGCCCGGCCGGATGCCGTCCCGGATCGCCGACGCGTGCCGCGCGTCGGGGCAGCCCGTGCCCGGGTCGCCCGCCGAGATCACCCGGTGCATCCTCGACTCGCTCGCCCTCGCCCACCGCAAGGCGGTCTTCGAGGCGCAGGAGCTGGCCGACCATCCGGTGGACGTCGTCCACATCGTCGGCGGCGGGGCCCGCAACGCCCTGCTGTGCCGCCTCACGGCCGACGCCTGCGGGCTCCCCGTGGTGGCGGGTCCGGCGGAGGCGGCGGCCCTGGGCAACGTCCTGGTGCAGGCCCGGGCGCAGGGCCAGGTCGGCGACCGGGCCGAGATGCGCGCCCTGCTCGCCCGCACCCAGCCCCTGACCCGCTACGAGCCCCAGGGCAGCACCGCGGCCTGGCAGGCGGCGGAGAACCGTCTGAGCCGATGA
- a CDS encoding (Fe-S)-binding protein, with amino-acid sequence MRVALFLTCVNDTLYPDTGRAVVRLLTRLGVDVDFPMAQTCCGQAHYNTGYRHEAEPLARHFSEVFGGYEAIVTPSGSCGAMVRELYPRMGARARAEGRGDGLATTLAPVVPKTYELTEFLVDVLGVTDVGAYYPHTVTYHPTCHGLRSLGLGDRPGRLLRSVKGLELKELPGADECCGFGGTFALKNSDVSAAMGTDKVRNAESTGADVLCAADNSCLMHIGGTMTRLRTGMRPVHIAEILASTEEEPV; translated from the coding sequence ATGCGTGTCGCTCTGTTCCTGACCTGTGTCAACGACACGCTCTATCCGGACACCGGCCGGGCCGTGGTGAGACTGCTGACCAGGCTGGGCGTCGACGTCGACTTCCCGATGGCGCAGACCTGCTGCGGGCAGGCCCACTACAACACCGGCTACCGGCACGAGGCGGAACCACTGGCCCGGCACTTCTCCGAGGTGTTCGGCGGGTACGAGGCCATCGTGACCCCCTCCGGATCGTGCGGCGCGATGGTCCGTGAGCTGTACCCGCGGATGGGGGCGCGGGCCCGTGCTGAGGGCCGCGGCGACGGCCTCGCCACCACCTTGGCCCCGGTCGTGCCGAAGACGTACGAGCTGACCGAGTTCCTGGTGGACGTGCTGGGCGTGACCGACGTGGGCGCGTACTACCCGCACACCGTCACCTACCACCCCACCTGCCACGGCCTGCGCAGCCTCGGCCTCGGCGACCGCCCGGGCCGGCTGCTCCGGTCCGTCAAGGGACTTGAGCTGAAGGAACTGCCGGGCGCCGACGAGTGCTGCGGCTTCGGCGGCACCTTCGCCCTCAAGAACTCCGACGTGTCGGCGGCCATGGGTACCGACAAGGTCCGCAACGCGGAGTCGACCGGCGCCGACGTGCTGTGCGCCGCCGACAACTCCTGTCTCATGCACATCGGCGGGACCATGACCCGGCTGCGGACCGGCATGCGCCCGGTGCACATCGCGGAGATCCTGGCGAGCACGGAAGAGGAGCCGGTATGA
- a CDS encoding LutB/LldF family L-lactate oxidation iron-sulfur protein: MSGGTYLGMPAFPKAAHEAVRDTTLRGNLRHATHTIRAKRATAVAELSDWAELREAGKQIKDHTLRNLDTYLVQLEESVTAAGGTVHWAVDADEANRIVTRLVKATGESEVVKVKSMATQEIGLNEALEAEGIDAYETDLAELIVQLGKDRPSHILVPAIHRNRGEIRDIFAREMGEWGRPAPEGLTDTPAELADAARLHLREKFLRAKVGVSGANFMVAETGTLVVVESEGNGRMCLTLPETLISVVGIEKIVPTWQDLEVFLQTLPRSSTAERMNPYTSTWTGTTDEDGPRDFHLVLIDNGRTDTLADEVGRQALRCIRCSACLNVCPVYERAGGHAYGSVYPGPIGAILSPQLRGTGSEIDASLPYASSLCGACYDVCPVAIDIPEVLVHLRERVVQGGPVTREGARVVVKPAKGHAAERAAMRAARWAFSHPGALRTGQRLASRTRRFHPRTLPGPGRAWSETRSLPVVPAEPFRDWWQRTHGGKDTAK; encoded by the coding sequence ATGAGCGGCGGGACGTATCTCGGTATGCCGGCCTTCCCGAAGGCCGCGCACGAAGCCGTCCGCGACACGACCCTGCGCGGCAACCTGCGCCACGCGACGCACACCATCCGCGCCAAGCGCGCGACCGCGGTCGCGGAACTCTCCGACTGGGCCGAGCTGCGCGAGGCCGGCAAGCAGATCAAGGACCACACGCTCCGCAACCTCGACACCTACCTGGTGCAGCTGGAGGAGTCGGTCACGGCGGCGGGCGGCACCGTGCACTGGGCCGTCGACGCGGACGAGGCCAACCGCATCGTCACGCGCCTGGTGAAGGCGACCGGCGAGAGCGAGGTCGTCAAGGTCAAGTCGATGGCCACGCAGGAGATCGGCCTGAACGAGGCGCTCGAGGCCGAGGGCATCGACGCCTACGAGACCGACCTCGCCGAGCTGATCGTGCAGCTGGGCAAGGACCGCCCCTCGCACATCCTCGTCCCGGCCATCCACCGCAACCGCGGCGAGATCCGCGACATCTTCGCGCGGGAGATGGGCGAGTGGGGCCGCCCGGCCCCCGAGGGCCTCACCGACACGCCCGCCGAACTGGCCGACGCCGCGCGCCTGCACCTGCGCGAGAAGTTCCTGCGGGCCAAGGTCGGCGTCTCCGGCGCCAACTTCATGGTCGCCGAGACGGGCACCCTGGTGGTGGTGGAGTCCGAGGGCAACGGCCGGATGTGCCTGACCCTGCCCGAGACGCTGATCTCGGTCGTCGGCATCGAGAAGATCGTGCCGACCTGGCAGGACCTGGAGGTCTTCCTGCAGACCCTCCCCCGCTCCTCGACGGCCGAGCGCATGAACCCGTACACCTCGACGTGGACGGGCACCACGGACGAGGACGGTCCGCGGGACTTCCACCTGGTCCTCATCGACAACGGGCGCACCGACACGCTGGCCGACGAGGTGGGCCGGCAGGCGCTGCGCTGCATCCGCTGTTCGGCGTGCCTCAACGTCTGCCCGGTGTACGAGCGGGCGGGCGGCCACGCGTACGGCTCGGTCTACCCGGGCCCGATCGGCGCGATCCTCAGCCCCCAACTGCGGGGCACCGGAAGCGAGATCGACGCCTCGCTGCCGTACGCGTCGTCGCTGTGCGGCGCCTGCTACGACGTGTGCCCGGTGGCGATCGACATCCCGGAGGTGCTGGTGCACCTGCGCGAACGGGTCGTGCAGGGCGGTCCCGTGACCCGCGAGGGTGCCCGGGTCGTCGTCAAGCCGGCCAAGGGGCACGCCGCCGAGCGGGCGGCGATGCGCGCCGCGCGGTGGGCGTTCAGTCATCCGGGCGCGCTGCGCACCGGCCAGCGGCTCGCGTCGCGGACGCGCCGCTTCCATCCGCGGACGCTGCCCGGACCCGGCAGGGCCTGGAGCGAGACCCGGTCGCTGCCTGTGGTGCCCGCGGAGCCGTTCCGCGACTGGTGGCAGCGCACGCACGGCGGAAAGGACACGGCGAAGTGA
- a CDS encoding LUD domain-containing protein, producing MSSRDLILARVRRAIADVPRDDTPYEQAFERGYLREHGSRDAGRTVDLLAENLADYRALVHRCTAGELAATIARLLAERGSASVAVPTGLPPEWLAATDVTQVPDSAADTPAELDRVDSVVTACAVAVAETGTIVLDGSPDQGRRRITLVPDHHICVVRVPDQVVSSVPRGLERLDPLRPLTWISGPSATSDIELDRVEGVHGPRTLEVVLVSGE from the coding sequence GTGAGCAGCAGGGACCTGATCCTGGCCCGGGTGCGGCGCGCGATCGCCGATGTGCCCCGGGACGACACGCCCTACGAGCAGGCCTTCGAGCGCGGGTACCTGCGCGAGCACGGGTCCCGTGACGCCGGGCGGACGGTGGATCTGCTGGCGGAGAACCTGGCGGACTACCGGGCGCTCGTGCACCGCTGCACGGCCGGCGAACTGGCGGCGACGATCGCCCGGCTGCTGGCCGAACGAGGTTCGGCGTCGGTCGCCGTACCGACGGGCCTGCCCCCGGAGTGGCTCGCGGCCACCGACGTCACCCAGGTGCCCGACAGCGCCGCGGACACCCCGGCCGAACTGGACCGTGTCGACAGTGTGGTCACGGCGTGCGCCGTCGCCGTCGCCGAGACCGGCACCATCGTGCTGGACGGGAGCCCGGACCAGGGCCGCCGCCGGATCACCCTGGTCCCGGACCACCACATCTGTGTCGTACGCGTGCCCGACCAGGTCGTGTCCTCCGTGCCCCGGGGTCTGGAGCGCCTCGATCCGCTCCGCCCGCTGACCTGGATCTCCGGCCCGTCCGCCACCAGCGACATCGAACTCGACCGGGTCGAGGGGGTGCACGGTCCGCGCACCCTCGAAGTGGTGCTGGTGAGCGGGGAGTGA
- a CDS encoding lytic polysaccharide monooxygenase: MTTAPRTAARVVLAGAAPLLLVTGAAGLAAAHGAPTDPVSRAAACSPAGGQLARSAACRAAAASGVAAFDNLRLAGVNGRDRQVVPDGKLCSAGLAAYRGLDLPRTDWPSTRLKAGADMTLTYRSTIPHTGTFKLFLTKDGYDPAKPLTWSDLASRPFATATDPALVNGAYRISATLPSDRTGRHLLYTVWQNTSTPDTYYSCSDVVFPAAKKSTGSAGSAAPATPAASPTKPAATKSTAAPTPSKSPAGVTGTPVEPTRTLTSAPGETVSSPTEGDRAPALPLVAGGAAGLLITAGAAYTLRRRR, translated from the coding sequence ATGACGACCGCACCCCGCACCGCAGCCCGCGTCGTTCTCGCCGGGGCGGCCCCGCTCCTGCTCGTGACGGGGGCCGCCGGACTCGCCGCCGCGCACGGGGCGCCGACGGATCCGGTCAGCCGGGCGGCGGCCTGCTCCCCCGCGGGCGGACAACTGGCACGGTCGGCGGCCTGCCGGGCCGCCGCCGCCTCCGGTGTCGCCGCCTTCGACAACCTGCGGCTGGCGGGCGTGAACGGCCGGGACCGGCAGGTCGTGCCCGACGGCAAGCTGTGCAGCGCCGGTCTCGCCGCCTACCGGGGCCTCGACCTGCCCCGTACCGACTGGCCCTCGACCCGGCTGAAGGCCGGGGCGGACATGACGCTCACCTACCGGTCGACGATCCCGCACACCGGCACCTTCAAGCTGTTCCTCACGAAGGACGGCTACGACCCGGCGAAGCCGCTCACCTGGTCCGACCTGGCCTCCCGGCCCTTCGCGACGGCCACCGACCCGGCGCTGGTGAACGGCGCCTACCGGATCAGCGCCACGCTGCCGTCCGACCGCACCGGACGCCACCTGCTGTACACGGTCTGGCAGAACACGAGCACACCGGACACGTACTACTCGTGCTCGGACGTGGTCTTCCCCGCGGCGAAGAAGAGCACCGGGTCCGCCGGGTCCGCGGCGCCGGCCACCCCCGCGGCGTCGCCGACGAAGCCCGCCGCGACGAAGTCCACGGCGGCCCCCACCCCCTCGAAGTCCCCGGCCGGCGTCACGGGCACGCCCGTGGAGCCCACCCGGACCCTGACCAGCGCGCCCGGCGAGACGGTCTCCTCCCCCACCGAGGGCGACCGGGCCCCGGCCCTGCCCCTCGTCGCGGGCGGCGCGGCGGGCCTGCTGATCACGGCGGGCGCCGCGTACACCCTGCGCCGGCGGCGCTGA
- a CDS encoding squalene/phytoene synthase family protein, protein MRTWRRNLEAAGVSQGALRDDYGKAARFMRRREPAGYLAVRLMVPGAHQPHALAGYAFASYTDDLCDRGTVEERVRRYDVWSAQVRTALGSGSAGHPLLRAFLHTAADRELPHRWVESYLDGARIDLDFAGFATEDDYQRYVEQLTWPFLMITTGLAHQGGGSAEFAAGCRLFADAAQRTDILTDLHEDLREGRLYLPAGDLDRYGVTREDLERGRDLPGVRALIAATAATARATLREADVLLDHCLDDHRRLMRFVLDLHHQRLDTVTAKGASITRRPVRDRPLRCLRLLAHHSPSRSAERAPVG, encoded by the coding sequence GTGCGGACCTGGCGAAGGAACCTGGAAGCGGCCGGGGTGAGCCAGGGGGCGCTGCGCGACGACTACGGAAAGGCCGCGCGGTTCATGCGCCGCCGGGAGCCCGCCGGCTATCTCGCGGTGCGCCTGATGGTGCCCGGGGCCCATCAGCCGCACGCGCTCGCCGGGTACGCGTTCGCGTCGTACACCGACGACCTCTGCGACCGGGGCACGGTCGAGGAACGCGTCCGGCGCTACGACGTCTGGAGCGCGCAGGTGCGTACGGCCCTGGGTTCGGGCAGCGCCGGGCATCCGCTGCTGCGGGCGTTCCTGCACACCGCGGCCGACCGCGAACTGCCGCACCGGTGGGTCGAGTCGTATCTGGACGGGGCGCGGATCGACCTCGACTTCGCCGGGTTCGCCACCGAGGACGACTACCAGCGGTACGTGGAGCAGCTCACCTGGCCGTTCCTGATGATCACCACGGGGCTGGCCCACCAGGGCGGCGGCAGCGCCGAGTTCGCGGCGGGCTGCCGGCTGTTCGCCGACGCGGCCCAGCGGACGGACATCCTCACCGACCTGCACGAGGACCTGCGCGAGGGGCGCCTGTACCTGCCCGCCGGCGACCTCGACCGGTACGGGGTCACGCGCGAGGACCTCGAACGGGGCCGCGACCTGCCCGGGGTACGCGCGCTGATCGCGGCCACCGCCGCCACCGCACGCGCCACGCTCCGGGAGGCGGACGTCCTGCTGGACCACTGCCTTGACGACCACCGCCGCCTGATGCGCTTCGTCCTGGACCTGCACCACCAGCGCCTGGACACGGTCACGGCGAAGGGCGCCTCGATCACCCGCCGCCCGGTCAGGGACCGCCCGCTGCGCTGCCTGCGTCTCCTGGCCCACCACTCCCCGTCCCGCAGCGCCGAACGCGCACCTGTCGGCTAG
- a CDS encoding sigma-70 family RNA polymerase sigma factor produces the protein MITPVPSAAREETRDDSITAWALAARGGDPDAFDLFVRALHSDVRRYVRFLGADPQSAEDLAQDTFLRALGSLHLFEGRSSGRTWLMAIARRAVIDSIRYATSRPRLTDAHDWQSAAERSQPRGLPGFDEGVALVDLLDALPDERREAFVLTQLVGLPYAEAAGVGDCAIGTVRSRVARARNALIEALDEAERCIPPAVAAAAAA, from the coding sequence GTGATCACCCCTGTCCCGTCCGCGGCACGCGAAGAGACGAGAGACGACTCGATCACGGCCTGGGCGCTCGCCGCCCGCGGCGGTGACCCCGACGCCTTCGACCTGTTCGTCCGCGCCCTGCATTCGGATGTCCGCCGCTACGTACGGTTCCTCGGCGCCGACCCGCAGAGCGCCGAGGACCTGGCCCAGGACACGTTTCTGCGCGCCCTGGGCAGCCTGCATCTGTTCGAAGGCCGTTCCTCGGGCCGGACCTGGCTGATGGCCATCGCGCGGCGCGCGGTGATCGACAGCATCCGCTACGCCACCTCGCGTCCACGCCTGACGGACGCGCACGACTGGCAGTCGGCCGCCGAGCGTTCACAGCCGCGCGGTCTGCCGGGCTTCGACGAAGGCGTCGCCCTCGTCGACCTGCTGGACGCGCTCCCGGACGAGCGCCGCGAAGCCTTCGTGCTCACCCAACTGGTGGGACTGCCGTACGCGGAGGCGGCCGGCGTCGGCGACTGCGCCATCGGAACGGTCCGTTCGCGCGTCGCGCGCGCCCGGAACGCGCTGATCGAAGCACTGGACGAAGCCGAGCGCTGCATACCGCCCGCCGTTGCCGCAGCCGCAGCCGCCTGA